The Strix uralensis isolate ZFMK-TIS-50842 chromosome 13, bStrUra1, whole genome shotgun sequence genome window below encodes:
- the GPR119 gene encoding glucose-dependent insulinotropic receptor has translation MASSALGVILAVLASLIITANALVAIALLRLIQKSGSKGLYFVLNLAIADTMVGFTVVGLVMDEFSEPFDPPQTFCILRMAFVTTSSAASILSLILVACDRHLAIRKPFHYFQLVTGLRVAVRLVGLWLVAAIIGFLPVLTPCFQKVSTHGKCSFFGVFHPTYMLTVFCVGFFPALFLFIYLYCDMLKIASVHVQHIQEVEHAGLAGGCPPSHTTSDMKAMRTVAVLIGCFTLSWLPFFIASIVQTVCTDCFPYKVIENYLWLLGLCNSLLNPLLYSYWQKDVRLQLSQLTAGVKRRVLLHLGCRFPGRGTKSLPTVSCLRLQD, from the coding sequence ATGGCTAGCTCAGCCCTGGGAGTCATCCTCGCTGTGCTGGCCTCGCTCATCATCACTGCCAATGCGCTGGTGGCCATCGCTCTCCTTCGCCTCATCCAAAAGAGCGGCTCCAAGGGGCTCTATTTTGTCCTTAATCTTGCCATTGCGGACACCATGGTTGGGTTCACGGTCGTGGGTCTGGTCATGGATGAGTTTTCCGAGCCGTTTGATCCTCCCCAGACCTTCTGCATCCTGAGAATGGCTTTCGTGACGACCTCTTCTGCTGCCTCTATCCTATCCCTGATTCTGGTTGCGTGTGACAGACACCTGGCAATCAGGAAGCCTTTCCACTATTTCCAGCTGGTGACAGGCCTGCGGGTCGCGGTGCGCTTGGTGGGGCTCTGGCTGGTTGCTGCCATCATCGGCTTCCTGCCAGTCCTCACCCCCTGCTTTCAGAAGGTCTCCACGCATGGGAAGTGCTCCTTCTTTGGGGTCTTCCACCCCACCTACATGCTCACTGTCTTCTGTGTCGGCTTCTTCCCAGCGCTCTTTCTCTTCATTTATCTCTACTGTGACATGCTGAAAATTGCCTCTGTGCACGTGCAGCATATCCAGGAAGTGGAGCAcgccgggctggcggggggctgccccccaTCCCACACCACCAGTGACATGAAGGCCATGCGCACCGTCGCCGTGCTCATCGGGTGTTTCACATTGTCCTGGTTGCCGTTCTTCATCGCCAGCATCGTGCAAACTGTCTGTACTGACTGCTTCCCATACAAAGTCATTGAGAACTACCTCTGGCTGCTGGGACTGTGCAACTCCCTCCTGAACCCCCTGCTTTACTCCTACTGGCAGAAGGACGTGcggctgcagctctcccagctgaCCGCAGGTGTGAAGAGGAGAGTCCTCCTTCACCTGGGCTGCCGTTTCCCTGGCAGAGGCACCAAGTCTCTCCCCACTGTGTCCTGCCTGCGGCTCCAGGACTGA